TGACGCCGAATTCCTGCGCCACTTTTCCGGCATGCTCAGCTGCCACTTGGGCGGCGAAAGGCGTGCTCTTGCGCGAACCCTTGAAACCGCTGCTGCCTGAAGTCGCCCAGGACAGCGCGTTACCCTGCCGGTCGGTAATCGTTACGATCGTGTTATTGAACGAAGCGTGTATATAAGCGATGCCCTCAGCGACATTCTTTTTAACTTTTTTTCTGACCCGGGTAACAGGTTTGACCATTTATGTCCTATTCCTCACGTAATCTTGTTTACCGGATTTGCTACCGAGAATCTTGAGCAGCAAGGTTATTTTGCTGCGCGAACTGCTTTGCGCGGACCTTTGCGCGTGCGTGCGTTGGTGCGAGTGCGTTGACCGCGTACCGGCAGCCCGCGACGGTGGCGAAGGCCGCGATAACATCCGAGATCCATCAGGCGCTTGATGTTCATCGACACTTCGCGCCGCAAATCGCCTTCCACCGTGAGCTTGCCGACCAAGTCGCGTAGTTTATCCATATCCCCATCGGATAAATCCTTGATCTTCGCGGCTGAATTCACGCCAGCGACCGAACAGATCTGGCGCGCCCGGCTGCGGCCTATGCCGAAGATTGCCGTCAATGCGATCTCCGCGTGCTGGTGATTCGGAATGTTTACGCCTGCGATACGCGCCATAGAATGTCTCTAAAAACGGCCTGAAAAGCTAACCGGTGATTATAACCTAAGCAACCCCGTGTTGACACCGGCGCAAGGAGCAATAATGGATGCTAGCCTTGCCGCTGCTTGTGGCGGGGATTCGTGCAAATGACCCGGACGACGCGATTGCGCCGGATAATCTTGCACTTGCGGCAAATCTTCTTGACTGATGCCTGTACTCTCATGACTCGCTCCTGTTTTGATTCCAGTCGCCCGCTATTTCGCGCGGAACACTATGCGCGCCCGGCTCAAATCGTATGGCGTCAACTCCACCGTAACCTTGTCGCCAGGCAATATGCGGATATAGTGCATACGCATTTTTCCGGAGATATGCCCGAGCACGACATGTCCGTTTTCAAGTTTGACGCGGAAGGTTGCGTTCGGCAGGGTTTCGAGTATCTCACCCTGCATCTGTATCGTGTCTTCCTTAGCCATTAACGGGACACCCGCGTCGACGTAACCAATGGTTCATCAACGCGTCGGGAAGGCGCCGCCCTTGAAGCTCGCTTTTTTCAGCAGACTCTCATACTGGTGGGACATGATGTAGGCCTGCACCTGCGCCATGAAGTCCATGGTTACGACGACGATGATCAGCAAACTGGTTCCGCCGAAATAAAACGGTACGTTGTATTTGACGATCAAAAACTCGGGTAGCAGGCACACGAACGTTATGTAAATTGCGCCCGCGAGCGTCAGCCTGAGCATGATGCGCTCGATGTAACGCGCGGTTTGCTCGCCCGGCCGTATGCCCGGAACGAAAGCGCCGCTCTTTTTAAGATTCTCGGCGGTATCTTTCGGATTGAACACGAGCGCCGTGTAAAAAAAGCAGAAAAATATGATGGCGGCTGCGTACAGCATGACGTAGATAGGCTGCCCGGGGCTCAAGGTTCCGCCGATATCCCTGAGCCACGTCATGTTTTCACTGGAGCCGAACCAGCCCGCCAGCGTCGCTGGAAACAAAATGATGCTCGATGCGAATATCGGCGGAATAACGCCGGACATGTTCAGCTTCAGCGGTAGATGCGAAGTCTGCCCGCCGAAAATCTTGCGCCCGACTTGGCGCTTCGCATAATTGACTTGTATTTTTCGTTGCCCGCGCTCGACAAAAACGACAAATGCCGTCACCAGCGCAGCCCCTACGAACAAGGCGATTACCAGCGGAATCGAAAACGCGCCGGTACGCGCCAATTCCAGAGTCCCGCCTATCGCCTGCGGCAAACCCGCAGCGATGCCCGCGAATATGATCAACGAAATGCCGTTGCCGATACCGCGCTCAGTGATCTGTTCGCCCAGCCACATCAGGAACATCGTTCCCGTCACCAGCGTCAGCATGGTGACCAGCCGGAATGCGATACCCGGATCGAGCACCAGTCCGCGCTGCGATTCAAGGGCAACAGCAATACCGAAGCCCTGGAAAACCGCCAGCACGAGTGTGCCGTAGCGCGTGTACTGCGTAATTTTACGTCGGCCCGCTTCGCCTTCTTTTTTCAGCTGCTCGAGCTGCGGCGAAACCACGGTCATCAACTGCATGATGATGGATGCGGAAATATACGGCATGATGCCGAGCGCGAAAATCGTGAAGCGGGACAGCGCGCCTCCGGAAAACATGTTGAACATGTCGAGGATGCCGCCCTGCTGGCTTTTGAACAGCTCCGCGAGTTGCACCGGATCGATCCCGGGCACGGGGATATGCGCGCCGATGCGATAAACGACGAGTGCGCCAAGCAAAAACAGCAATCGTTGTTTCAGATCGCCTAATTTGCCCGACATGCCCAGAACGGAAGAGTTGGCTGCCATGCTTACGCTTCCGCTGTATCGCCTGGCGCCGTATCGCCTGGCGCCGTATCGCCTGGCGCTTCTGCGATCGATCCGCCCGCGGCTTCGATCGCAGCGCGTGCGCCTTTCGTCACGAGCAAGCCCTGCAGTTTCACCGCCTTGCTGATTTTGCCGGACAGCATAACCTTGCCGGCAAGCGCCGACGCGGGAACAATACCGGCCTGCTTCAAGGCATGGATATCGATGGTGTCGAGCGGCAACTTCATCAGATCCGATAGCCTCACCTCGGCAGTACGCGTACGCGTCAACGAGACGAAACCGCGTTTTGGCAAGCGACGCTGCAACGGCATTTGTCCGCCCTCAAAGCCAACCTTATGAAAGC
This region of Burkholderiales bacterium genomic DNA includes:
- the secY gene encoding preprotein translocase subunit SecY; amino-acid sequence: MAANSSVLGMSGKLGDLKQRLLFLLGALVVYRIGAHIPVPGIDPVQLAELFKSQQGGILDMFNMFSGGALSRFTIFALGIMPYISASIIMQLMTVVSPQLEQLKKEGEAGRRKITQYTRYGTLVLAVFQGFGIAVALESQRGLVLDPGIAFRLVTMLTLVTGTMFLMWLGEQITERGIGNGISLIIFAGIAAGLPQAIGGTLELARTGAFSIPLVIALFVGAALVTAFVVFVERGQRKIQVNYAKRQVGRKIFGGQTSHLPLKLNMSGVIPPIFASSIILFPATLAGWFGSSENMTWLRDIGGTLSPGQPIYVMLYAAAIIFFCFFYTALVFNPKDTAENLKKSGAFVPGIRPGEQTARYIERIMLRLTLAGAIYITFVCLLPEFLIVKYNVPFYFGGTSLLIIVVVTMDFMAQVQAYIMSHQYESLLKKASFKGGAFPTR
- the rplO gene encoding 50S ribosomal protein L15, with translation MRLNQLKPAGGSARPRRRVGRGIGSGLGKTAGRGHKGQKSRSGGFHKVGFEGGQMPLQRRLPKRGFVSLTRTRTAEVRLSDLMKLPLDTIDIHALKQAGIVPASALAGKVMLSGKISKAVKLQGLLVTKGARAAIEAAGGSIAEAPGDTAPGDTAPGDTAEA
- the infA gene encoding translation initiation factor IF-1 — encoded protein: MAKEDTIQMQGEILETLPNATFRVKLENGHVVLGHISGKMRMHYIRILPGDKVTVELTPYDLSRARIVFRAK
- the rpmJ gene encoding 50S ribosomal protein L36; protein product: MRVQASVKKICRKCKIIRRNRVVRVICTNPRHKQRQG
- the rpsM gene encoding 30S ribosomal protein S13, whose translation is MARIAGVNIPNHQHAEIALTAIFGIGRSRARQICSVAGVNSAAKIKDLSDGDMDKLRDLVGKLTVEGDLRREVSMNIKRLMDLGCYRGLRHRRGLPVRGQRTRTNARTRKGPRKAVRAAK
- the rpsK gene encoding 30S ribosomal protein S11, which produces MVKPVTRVRKKVKKNVAEGIAYIHASFNNTIVTITDRQGNALSWATSGSSGFKGSRKSTPFAAQVAAEHAGKVAQEFGVKNLEVRIKGPGPGRESAVRALNAAGFKITSISDVTPVPHNGCRPPKRRRI